Below is a window of Chryseobacterium indicum DNA.
GAAAAAAATGTAACAATCACACTTACTGTGAATTTGTGGATAAAAAAAATACAAACATAAGAATCAGGTTTAAAACTTTTTCTTACATTTGTATGTCAACAGCATAAGGAAATTTTTGGTTAATTCTCTTTCTGCCTCCTGAGACGAAATCCGTTTATTCTAGGCAAACAATGCAGTCTCTTGAAAGATTACCCTGTCCAATTCTTTCCTTTTTTTATTGCTTTATTTTCCTCTTCTGATAGAAAAATCCTCCAATTTGAAGTATAAAGAATATAGATAACGAAACAGCATTTAATACTTGTTCATAATCTTCTGAATAGACACAATAGAAAACTGAAAAAATAAAAAGCATAGAAAAAGTAACCCCAAAAGCATTTTCGGAATTACCTTTATATAGAAAAAGCAAAACATTCTCTGTAACCAGACTATATATTAGTAAGATAACATAGAGTAAAAATATAAAAACCAATGCCAGAACACCACCTTGACCTTCTATTTTAAAAAACATAAGGAAAGCAATGCACGATACAATAAATCCTATGACACTTGCAGCAATATTCCTTAAAATGTTCTGCATTACAAAAATTTAAATGCTGAAATTTGTTAAAAATTAAGCCTTTTTCACAAATTCAGACTTCAGTGCCATAGAACCGAAACCATCTATTTTACAGTCGATATTATGATCGCTGTCCGGTCTCAGACGGATATTTTTAACTTTTGTTCCAGCTTTTACAGGTTTTGGAGCACCTTTTACCGGAAGATCTTTAATAACCACCACAGAATCTCCATCCTGAAGCTCGTTACCGTTAGAATCTAAGATTTTCCCTGAATTTGATGCATCTGCGCTTTCTTCTTCGGGATTCCATTCGTAAAAACACTGGGAACAAACCATCATATTATCGCTCGGATAAGTAAACTCGGAGCTGCATTTTGGACAAAGTACAGTATCACTCATATTTTTAATTTTTTGCAAAGTTAATTTTTTAATATATTCAGTTAAAATTTAATAACATGAGATATATCCGTAGATTTTTGATTTTTATTTCTTTAGTCCTGTTTTTCAGGTTATTTGCTCAGATATTTAATGAGGTTGACTTAATTCCTAATTACACAATGACATTTGTTGATGAAGAAATTTCCCAAGTCGACCGTTTTCAGAATTTAAATGAATCTAAAGAATATTCAAAATCCCAGATCTATAAATACCAGAAAATCAACAAAGAAAGATCAGATACAGCAAATTCGCAGCTTATGATGATCGTTGTTTTGGTTATTATTCAGTTGTTTTCTATTTTTCCAGCAGTACAAAAAATCCGGAACAGAATGAGCAGTACACAGACTAAAATTTTGAAACAGAAATTCTCAGCAGAAATTCGTACTTTTGCAGATTCAAAATAGCAGAACCCAATTTATGGAATTGATACACAGAAACCTGGCAATCGGAATTCACGATGCTTTGCAGGAAACATTTTTCGAAAAAAATAAATACGCCGATAAAGTAA
It encodes the following:
- a CDS encoding zinc ribbon domain-containing protein YjdM translates to MSDTVLCPKCSSEFTYPSDNMMVCSQCFYEWNPEEESADASNSGKILDSNGNELQDGDSVVVIKDLPVKGAPKPVKAGTKVKNIRLRPDSDHNIDCKIDGFGSMALKSEFVKKA